A stretch of Mustelus asterias chromosome 24, sMusAst1.hap1.1, whole genome shotgun sequence DNA encodes these proteins:
- the LOC144511457 gene encoding uncharacterized protein LOC144511457 isoform X2 codes for MGIIHPMLLHPRVVEEMYTGRPQRGAGPLLLAAPPQHRGVPADANQGAAQDPWAPRGQRAPQGQGTPRGQRASLGQGAPRGQRASLGRGALQGQRALLGQGAPQGHRASLGQGAPRGQRASLGQGVPRGQRASLGQGAPRGQGALQDQTTPQGQGAPQGQRAVKSQGASQGQGTQRGQRASLGQGAPQDPAMPQGCSQQRDPAPAATEQEPPRDPVDRQEKATGKQKAPRRPRIFKTRLNYLQMSERQCQRRLRLSRETVTELCAMMQDDLRPMGFSGHPMPVALKLTATLNFYASGSFQGSTGELCGISQAAAHRCIKEVTNALFKRAGEFIQYHTDPESQAERSAGFGAIAGFPQVQGVIDCTHVAIRAPSEQPAAYINKEGFYSISVQLVCDHRRQILQVCARFPGSTNNAYILQNSQVPNLFQLQPQLEGWILGGRSYPLRTWLLTPVRRPCTKAERRYNSSHSSTRTAIRQTIGLLKRRFHCLDRSRGALKYDPTKVSQIAVVCCALHNLAQQRGETLHPEGAEETDSSSDEGEAETSSDEDGGGEKAERQGEREHPSSEEARGLEAREDLIRSRFRDPLPL; via the exons ATGGGCATCATCCACCCCATGCTGCTGCACCCACGGGTGGTGGAGGAAATGTACACGGGAAGGCCGCAGCGGGGAGCTGGGCCGCTGCTGCTGGCGGCACCACCGCAGCACCGAGGGGTGCCAGCCGATGCCAACCAGGGGGCAGCACAGGACCCCTGGGCACCACGGGGTCAGAGGGCACCACAAGGTCAGGGGACACCACGAGGCCAGAGAGCATCATTAGGTCAGGGGGCACCGCGAGGTCAGAGAGCATCGTTAGGTCGGGGGGCGCTGCAAGGTCAGAGAGCATTGTTAGGTCAGGGGGCACCGCAAGGTCACAGAGCATCGTTAGGTCAGGGGGCGCCACGAGGTCAGAGAGCATCATTAGGTCAGGGGGTGCCACGAGGTCAGAGAGCATCGTTAGGTCAGGGGGCGCCGCGaggtcagggggcactgcaaGACCAGACAACAccgcaaggtcagggggcaccaCAAGGTCAGAGAGCAGTGAAAAGTCAGGGAGCATCGCAAGGTCAAGGGACTCAACGAGGCCAGAGAGCATCACTAGGTCAAGGGGCACCGCAAG ACCCGGCAATGCCGCAAGGCTGCTCGCAGCAACGGGACCCGGCCCCTGCCGCCACAGAGCAAGAGCCACCGCGAGACCCAGTGGACCGGCAGGAGaaagcgacgggcaaacagaagGCACCGAGGCGACCCAGGATCTTCAAAACCCGCCTGAACTACCTGCAGATGTCGGAGAGGCAGTGCCAGAGGAGACTCCGCCTCTCCAGGGAGACCGTCACCGAGCTGTGTGCCATGATGCAGGATGACCTGCGTCCAATGGGATTCAGTGGCCACCCCATGCCCGTGGCGCTCAAACTTACCGCTACCCTCAACTTCTACGCCTCCGGATCCTTCCAAGGGTCCACGGGTGAACTGTGCGGAATATCGCAGGCCGCGGCGCACCGCTGCATAAAGGAGGTGACCAACGCGTTGTTCAAGAGGGCCGGTGAGTTTATCCAATACCACACGGACCCCGAGAGCCAGGCTGAGAGGTCAGCGGGATTTGGTGCCATTGCTGGCTTCCCGCAAGTGCAGGGCGTCATCGATTGCACGCACGTGGCTATCCGTGCTCCGTCCGAACAGCCTGCAGCGTACATCAACAAGGAGGGATTTTATTCTATCAGCGTtcaactggtgtgtgaccacagAAGGCAGATTCTACAGGTCTGTGCCCGATTCCCAGGCAGCACCAACAATGCTTATATCCTTCAGAATTCCCAGGTACCGAACTTGTTCCAGCTGCAACCACAGCTGGAGGGCTGGATCCTCGGTGGCAGGAGTTACCCCCTCCGGACTTGGCTGCTGACGCCAGTCAGGAGGCCCTGCACGAAGGCAGAGCGACGGTACAATTCCAGTCATAGCTCCACAAGGACGGCGATCAGGCAGACAATAGGCTTGCTGAAGAGGCGATTCCATTGCCTGGACCGCTCCAGGGGCGCTCTGAAGTACGACCCAACAAAAGTCTCGCAGATTGCCGTGGTCTGCTGCGCCttacacaacctggcgcagcagcggGGCGAGACCCTGCACCCAGAGGGGGCCGAGGAGACGGATTCCTCGTCGGACGAGGGAGAAGCAGAAACGTCCTCGGACGAGGACGGTGGAGGAGAGAAGGCGGAGCGGCAGGGCGAGCGGGAACACCCATCCTCGGAAGAGGCCAGAGGTCTGGAAGCCCGCGAAGACCTGATTCGCAGCCGCTTCCGGGATCCATTACCCCTGTGA
- the LOC144511457 gene encoding uncharacterized protein LOC144511457 isoform X1: MGIIHPMLLHPRVVEEMYTGRPQRGAGPLLLAAPPQHRGVPADANQGAAQDPWAPRGQRAPQGQGTPRGQRASLGQGAPRGQRASLGRGALQGQRALLGQGAPQGHRASLGQGAPRGQRASLGQGVPRGQRASLGQGAPRGQGALQDQTTPQGQGAPQGQRAVKSQGASQGQGTQRGQRASLGQGAPQGQRASLRQGAPQDPAMPQGCSQQRDPAPAATEQEPPRDPVDRQEKATGKQKAPRRPRIFKTRLNYLQMSERQCQRRLRLSRETVTELCAMMQDDLRPMGFSGHPMPVALKLTATLNFYASGSFQGSTGELCGISQAAAHRCIKEVTNALFKRAGEFIQYHTDPESQAERSAGFGAIAGFPQVQGVIDCTHVAIRAPSEQPAAYINKEGFYSISVQLVCDHRRQILQVCARFPGSTNNAYILQNSQVPNLFQLQPQLEGWILGGRSYPLRTWLLTPVRRPCTKAERRYNSSHSSTRTAIRQTIGLLKRRFHCLDRSRGALKYDPTKVSQIAVVCCALHNLAQQRGETLHPEGAEETDSSSDEGEAETSSDEDGGGEKAERQGEREHPSSEEARGLEAREDLIRSRFRDPLPL; this comes from the coding sequence ATGGGCATCATCCACCCCATGCTGCTGCACCCACGGGTGGTGGAGGAAATGTACACGGGAAGGCCGCAGCGGGGAGCTGGGCCGCTGCTGCTGGCGGCACCACCGCAGCACCGAGGGGTGCCAGCCGATGCCAACCAGGGGGCAGCACAGGACCCCTGGGCACCACGGGGTCAGAGGGCACCACAAGGTCAGGGGACACCACGAGGCCAGAGAGCATCATTAGGTCAGGGGGCACCGCGAGGTCAGAGAGCATCGTTAGGTCGGGGGGCGCTGCAAGGTCAGAGAGCATTGTTAGGTCAGGGGGCACCGCAAGGTCACAGAGCATCGTTAGGTCAGGGGGCGCCACGAGGTCAGAGAGCATCATTAGGTCAGGGGGTGCCACGAGGTCAGAGAGCATCGTTAGGTCAGGGGGCGCCGCGaggtcagggggcactgcaaGACCAGACAACAccgcaaggtcagggggcaccaCAAGGTCAGAGAGCAGTGAAAAGTCAGGGAGCATCGCAAGGTCAAGGGACTCAACGAGGCCAGAGAGCATCACTAGGTCAAGGGGCACCGCAAGGTCAGAGAGCATCGCTACGTCAGGGGGCACCGCAAGACCCGGCAATGCCGCAAGGCTGCTCGCAGCAACGGGACCCGGCCCCTGCCGCCACAGAGCAAGAGCCACCGCGAGACCCAGTGGACCGGCAGGAGaaagcgacgggcaaacagaagGCACCGAGGCGACCCAGGATCTTCAAAACCCGCCTGAACTACCTGCAGATGTCGGAGAGGCAGTGCCAGAGGAGACTCCGCCTCTCCAGGGAGACCGTCACCGAGCTGTGTGCCATGATGCAGGATGACCTGCGTCCAATGGGATTCAGTGGCCACCCCATGCCCGTGGCGCTCAAACTTACCGCTACCCTCAACTTCTACGCCTCCGGATCCTTCCAAGGGTCCACGGGTGAACTGTGCGGAATATCGCAGGCCGCGGCGCACCGCTGCATAAAGGAGGTGACCAACGCGTTGTTCAAGAGGGCCGGTGAGTTTATCCAATACCACACGGACCCCGAGAGCCAGGCTGAGAGGTCAGCGGGATTTGGTGCCATTGCTGGCTTCCCGCAAGTGCAGGGCGTCATCGATTGCACGCACGTGGCTATCCGTGCTCCGTCCGAACAGCCTGCAGCGTACATCAACAAGGAGGGATTTTATTCTATCAGCGTtcaactggtgtgtgaccacagAAGGCAGATTCTACAGGTCTGTGCCCGATTCCCAGGCAGCACCAACAATGCTTATATCCTTCAGAATTCCCAGGTACCGAACTTGTTCCAGCTGCAACCACAGCTGGAGGGCTGGATCCTCGGTGGCAGGAGTTACCCCCTCCGGACTTGGCTGCTGACGCCAGTCAGGAGGCCCTGCACGAAGGCAGAGCGACGGTACAATTCCAGTCATAGCTCCACAAGGACGGCGATCAGGCAGACAATAGGCTTGCTGAAGAGGCGATTCCATTGCCTGGACCGCTCCAGGGGCGCTCTGAAGTACGACCCAACAAAAGTCTCGCAGATTGCCGTGGTCTGCTGCGCCttacacaacctggcgcagcagcggGGCGAGACCCTGCACCCAGAGGGGGCCGAGGAGACGGATTCCTCGTCGGACGAGGGAGAAGCAGAAACGTCCTCGGACGAGGACGGTGGAGGAGAGAAGGCGGAGCGGCAGGGCGAGCGGGAACACCCATCCTCGGAAGAGGCCAGAGGTCTGGAAGCCCGCGAAGACCTGATTCGCAGCCGCTTCCGGGATCCATTACCCCTGTGA
- the LOC144511457 gene encoding uncharacterized protein LOC144511457 isoform X3, translating into MGIIHPMLLHPRVVEEMYTGRPQRGAGPLLLAAPPQHRGVPADANQGAAQDPWAPRGQRAPQGQGTPRGQRASLGQGAPRGQRASLGRGALQGQRALLGQGAPQGHRASLGQGAPRGQRASLGQGVPRGQRASLGQGAPQGQRAVKSQGASQGQGTQRGQRASLGQGAPQGQRASLRQGAPQDPAMPQGCSQQRDPAPAATEQEPPRDPVDRQEKATGKQKAPRRPRIFKTRLNYLQMSERQCQRRLRLSRETVTELCAMMQDDLRPMGFSGHPMPVALKLTATLNFYASGSFQGSTGELCGISQAAAHRCIKEVTNALFKRAGEFIQYHTDPESQAERSAGFGAIAGFPQVQGVIDCTHVAIRAPSEQPAAYINKEGFYSISVQLVCDHRRQILQVCARFPGSTNNAYILQNSQVPNLFQLQPQLEGWILGGRSYPLRTWLLTPVRRPCTKAERRYNSSHSSTRTAIRQTIGLLKRRFHCLDRSRGALKYDPTKVSQIAVVCCALHNLAQQRGETLHPEGAEETDSSSDEGEAETSSDEDGGGEKAERQGEREHPSSEEARGLEAREDLIRSRFRDPLPL; encoded by the exons ATGGGCATCATCCACCCCATGCTGCTGCACCCACGGGTGGTGGAGGAAATGTACACGGGAAGGCCGCAGCGGGGAGCTGGGCCGCTGCTGCTGGCGGCACCACCGCAGCACCGAGGGGTGCCAGCCGATGCCAACCAGGGGGCAGCACAGGACCCCTGGGCACCACGGGGTCAGAGGGCACCACAAGGTCAGGGGACACCACGAGGCCAGAGAGCATCATTAGGTCAGGGGGCACCGCGAGGTCAGAGAGCATCGTTAGGTCGGGGGGCGCTGCAAGGTCAGAGAGCATTGTTAGGTCAGGGGGCACCGCAAGGTCACAGAGCATCGTTAGGTCAGGGGGCGCCACGAGGTCAGAGAGCATCATTAGGTCAGGGGGTGCCACGAGGTCAGAGAGCATCGTTAG gtcagggggcaccaCAAGGTCAGAGAGCAGTGAAAAGTCAGGGAGCATCGCAAGGTCAAGGGACTCAACGAGGCCAGAGAGCATCACTAGGTCAAGGGGCACCGCAAGGTCAGAGAGCATCGCTACGTCAGGGGGCACCGCAAGACCCGGCAATGCCGCAAGGCTGCTCGCAGCAACGGGACCCGGCCCCTGCCGCCACAGAGCAAGAGCCACCGCGAGACCCAGTGGACCGGCAGGAGaaagcgacgggcaaacagaagGCACCGAGGCGACCCAGGATCTTCAAAACCCGCCTGAACTACCTGCAGATGTCGGAGAGGCAGTGCCAGAGGAGACTCCGCCTCTCCAGGGAGACCGTCACCGAGCTGTGTGCCATGATGCAGGATGACCTGCGTCCAATGGGATTCAGTGGCCACCCCATGCCCGTGGCGCTCAAACTTACCGCTACCCTCAACTTCTACGCCTCCGGATCCTTCCAAGGGTCCACGGGTGAACTGTGCGGAATATCGCAGGCCGCGGCGCACCGCTGCATAAAGGAGGTGACCAACGCGTTGTTCAAGAGGGCCGGTGAGTTTATCCAATACCACACGGACCCCGAGAGCCAGGCTGAGAGGTCAGCGGGATTTGGTGCCATTGCTGGCTTCCCGCAAGTGCAGGGCGTCATCGATTGCACGCACGTGGCTATCCGTGCTCCGTCCGAACAGCCTGCAGCGTACATCAACAAGGAGGGATTTTATTCTATCAGCGTtcaactggtgtgtgaccacagAAGGCAGATTCTACAGGTCTGTGCCCGATTCCCAGGCAGCACCAACAATGCTTATATCCTTCAGAATTCCCAGGTACCGAACTTGTTCCAGCTGCAACCACAGCTGGAGGGCTGGATCCTCGGTGGCAGGAGTTACCCCCTCCGGACTTGGCTGCTGACGCCAGTCAGGAGGCCCTGCACGAAGGCAGAGCGACGGTACAATTCCAGTCATAGCTCCACAAGGACGGCGATCAGGCAGACAATAGGCTTGCTGAAGAGGCGATTCCATTGCCTGGACCGCTCCAGGGGCGCTCTGAAGTACGACCCAACAAAAGTCTCGCAGATTGCCGTGGTCTGCTGCGCCttacacaacctggcgcagcagcggGGCGAGACCCTGCACCCAGAGGGGGCCGAGGAGACGGATTCCTCGTCGGACGAGGGAGAAGCAGAAACGTCCTCGGACGAGGACGGTGGAGGAGAGAAGGCGGAGCGGCAGGGCGAGCGGGAACACCCATCCTCGGAAGAGGCCAGAGGTCTGGAAGCCCGCGAAGACCTGATTCGCAGCCGCTTCCGGGATCCATTACCCCTGTGA
- the LOC144511457 gene encoding uncharacterized protein LOC144511457 isoform X4, which translates to MGIIHPMLLHPRVVEEMYTGRPQRGAGPLLLAAPPQHRGVPADANQGAAQDPWAPRGQRAPQGQGTPRGQRASLGQGAPRGQRASLGRGALQGQRALLGQGAPQGHRASLGQGAPRGQRASLGQGAPQGQRAVKSQGASQGQGTQRGQRASLGQGAPQGQRASLRQGAPQDPAMPQGCSQQRDPAPAATEQEPPRDPVDRQEKATGKQKAPRRPRIFKTRLNYLQMSERQCQRRLRLSRETVTELCAMMQDDLRPMGFSGHPMPVALKLTATLNFYASGSFQGSTGELCGISQAAAHRCIKEVTNALFKRAGEFIQYHTDPESQAERSAGFGAIAGFPQVQGVIDCTHVAIRAPSEQPAAYINKEGFYSISVQLVCDHRRQILQVCARFPGSTNNAYILQNSQVPNLFQLQPQLEGWILGGRSYPLRTWLLTPVRRPCTKAERRYNSSHSSTRTAIRQTIGLLKRRFHCLDRSRGALKYDPTKVSQIAVVCCALHNLAQQRGETLHPEGAEETDSSSDEGEAETSSDEDGGGEKAERQGEREHPSSEEARGLEAREDLIRSRFRDPLPL; encoded by the exons ATGGGCATCATCCACCCCATGCTGCTGCACCCACGGGTGGTGGAGGAAATGTACACGGGAAGGCCGCAGCGGGGAGCTGGGCCGCTGCTGCTGGCGGCACCACCGCAGCACCGAGGGGTGCCAGCCGATGCCAACCAGGGGGCAGCACAGGACCCCTGGGCACCACGGGGTCAGAGGGCACCACAAGGTCAGGGGACACCACGAGGCCAGAGAGCATCATTAGGTCAGGGGGCACCGCGAGGTCAGAGAGCATCGTTAGGTCGGGGGGCGCTGCAAGGTCAGAGAGCATTGTTAGGTCAGGGGGCACCGCAAGGTCACAGAGCATCGTTAGGTCAGGGGGCGCCACGAGGTCAGAGAGCATCATTAG gtcagggggcaccaCAAGGTCAGAGAGCAGTGAAAAGTCAGGGAGCATCGCAAGGTCAAGGGACTCAACGAGGCCAGAGAGCATCACTAGGTCAAGGGGCACCGCAAGGTCAGAGAGCATCGCTACGTCAGGGGGCACCGCAAGACCCGGCAATGCCGCAAGGCTGCTCGCAGCAACGGGACCCGGCCCCTGCCGCCACAGAGCAAGAGCCACCGCGAGACCCAGTGGACCGGCAGGAGaaagcgacgggcaaacagaagGCACCGAGGCGACCCAGGATCTTCAAAACCCGCCTGAACTACCTGCAGATGTCGGAGAGGCAGTGCCAGAGGAGACTCCGCCTCTCCAGGGAGACCGTCACCGAGCTGTGTGCCATGATGCAGGATGACCTGCGTCCAATGGGATTCAGTGGCCACCCCATGCCCGTGGCGCTCAAACTTACCGCTACCCTCAACTTCTACGCCTCCGGATCCTTCCAAGGGTCCACGGGTGAACTGTGCGGAATATCGCAGGCCGCGGCGCACCGCTGCATAAAGGAGGTGACCAACGCGTTGTTCAAGAGGGCCGGTGAGTTTATCCAATACCACACGGACCCCGAGAGCCAGGCTGAGAGGTCAGCGGGATTTGGTGCCATTGCTGGCTTCCCGCAAGTGCAGGGCGTCATCGATTGCACGCACGTGGCTATCCGTGCTCCGTCCGAACAGCCTGCAGCGTACATCAACAAGGAGGGATTTTATTCTATCAGCGTtcaactggtgtgtgaccacagAAGGCAGATTCTACAGGTCTGTGCCCGATTCCCAGGCAGCACCAACAATGCTTATATCCTTCAGAATTCCCAGGTACCGAACTTGTTCCAGCTGCAACCACAGCTGGAGGGCTGGATCCTCGGTGGCAGGAGTTACCCCCTCCGGACTTGGCTGCTGACGCCAGTCAGGAGGCCCTGCACGAAGGCAGAGCGACGGTACAATTCCAGTCATAGCTCCACAAGGACGGCGATCAGGCAGACAATAGGCTTGCTGAAGAGGCGATTCCATTGCCTGGACCGCTCCAGGGGCGCTCTGAAGTACGACCCAACAAAAGTCTCGCAGATTGCCGTGGTCTGCTGCGCCttacacaacctggcgcagcagcggGGCGAGACCCTGCACCCAGAGGGGGCCGAGGAGACGGATTCCTCGTCGGACGAGGGAGAAGCAGAAACGTCCTCGGACGAGGACGGTGGAGGAGAGAAGGCGGAGCGGCAGGGCGAGCGGGAACACCCATCCTCGGAAGAGGCCAGAGGTCTGGAAGCCCGCGAAGACCTGATTCGCAGCCGCTTCCGGGATCCATTACCCCTGTGA